From Camelina sativa cultivar DH55 chromosome 5, Cs, whole genome shotgun sequence:
GTTTCCGTTGCTCGGGTATCTATATCCTTTTGTTTTGTGGATGAATTACTCTACAACAAGATCTGCCACTGGGTATGCTTATCTTATACACTATTTGACATTGGATTACCTCTCACTATCTACAGTACTAATATCTATTTAGTGCCCTGCTTGTATCTAATGTGGAACATACTACCCATAAACTAGAGCCAATAGCTTGATTGGGAACTGTATCAAATCATTGTTCCTAGTTGTAGCTTTCATAGTATGTTAATTATTCAATCTTCTTATATCAGGATAAATGCTTAAGAGAACTTTGCTGCATAAGCTCTTGCTGCTCTTGTTAAGTACGAGCCTAAGCACTTTTCCAACTATGTGCTCGAGTCCTTGTACCCTTTCAACTGATTTGTGCATGCGCCATGGTGCAACATTGGCAGCTGGAGAGGTCGCGTTAGCTTTGCACCAGTGTGGCTATGTCCTTTCTGCTGGTTAGTACCATCTATCTTTGCATATGCAAGTACAGATCTTTTTCCGTATGGAAAACCAAAACCTATGGGAACCATCTTGGAATCTAGACCCTATCACTCTATATGTAATCCGACTTTGTTAGTTGATTGCCACATGAAAAAATTAAAGGCTCCTGTTGCACTCAATCTTTTACAGATAGCCAAAAACGTATGGCTGGGACTGTCCCTTGCATTGAGAAAGAACGCCTTCACCGTGGAAAAGGTGGAGAAATAATGCGACTGGTCGTCTATTGAATGTATCTCATTACCGCATGTGACATTAGCTGAGAGAACAGAACGGATCTTGCTTGATACTCTCTCTCAGAATATAAGACATCCCAATTCTCAAATACAGGTACCTATCTTTCTCTTTCCCACGGTTTGTGCAGCTATTAAAGTTCCGCTGTTACAGCAAAGAGGTGATGTCTGGATTAGTAATTTCGACTAACAGTCCAAAGAGTCCGCATTGTGTGACGACATTCTTACAACACACGTGACCAAAGTTATGGTACCCGGTCTAAAGGTAAACACACAGTGTTGTAGATTAACCTCTAGCTTCTATGTGGTGATGATGtcctaatctctctcttttacacAGACAATTGAGATCATCTTCAGAAGCAAGATCTTTCTGAATCAAGAGGTTGGTTTAAGATTTTACCTCTTTGGATAAAAATTGCCAAAGGTATAAGCAGATTCTGAACATTTCCATACAAAGTTTCTACGCTGGTGCCATGGATTCTGTAGCCATCGAACTAAGACCTTCGAAGGACTTCACAACGTTAAAAGCAGGCCTTGCAATATTCCTTGGCCACCGATACCCAAAGGTTCTTCTCACTTTCAATCCACATCTTAAAGGTGGCAGCGGTCCTTCAAAGCGTAATCCTAGTGGCAGAGGAGAAGATAGAGAAAGTGGTATAGATAATTTCAGAATCTTGTTGGGAAGCACACATGGATTCGACTAAGACTAAGAGGTTAGAATTGTGCGAATTGGCAGATTTAGACCATGTTTAAGACAAGAAACAGATAGCCGGGATGAAACGACTGCATCTGGCGAGAACGCGTCTTACTCTTCCTTGGTCCATTCCTCTGGCTTTTGATTTTAAGCTTTGTCCTCGATTCACTTTTGTCTCTCTTGTTTTTAGCAccgttttcattttcttcttgttggtATTTTCTTCCAAGATCATAATAGaaagataatcaaaatatattgttCTCTGCTTCAGCACTAGCCAGCTGCTAAAATAACCCCTCATGACATGACCGACCTAAGAAAATAGTATAAAACTAGACCGACCTAagagaatacaaaaacaagataGACATCGCTTTCTTATTCTTCACGTCAGAGCCAAATTTACTTCGTGAAACCTCTAGCTATCTGTTTTcgaaattaaagaaaaggtGAAAGAGAGGAACGCGTAAGtaagaagaaaaaccaaacacatgtcaaaaaaaaaaaagtttcatatcAAATTTTGACATTGCATCAATCTCTTACTTTGCTTTGGAATAGAGCTCTGACATTTCGGTTTCTGTGAGAGCGCCTTCTCCTGCTAGTAGTCTACTCCAAATCCACACATACTTTGCCGCAAAGATGCTAGATTTTGTTGCATGCTCCTCCGGTTGCGCTAGCAATACAGTAAAACGACGGGCGGCGAGTTTGGGAAGACAATCGGAGTAATCCCGATGTCCCGATACTAACATGATGTTAGTATCCATGCCGTTGTCCAAAGCATAAGACATCAAATCTACAATGATCTTTTTGTGGGCGGATTCTTTGTTGCCTAATAATGAAACCAAAATGatattatcaaattaaaattttttaaaaaaaaaacacaaagacaaaacacaaaaaaaaaaaaaaaaattactttaccTCTTGGgatgtggtgcaggtaaatCCCAGTAGAACTAAGCTGCAGCAGCTTGGATTCATCCACAAGATTTGTATTCCCGAAAGCATGAATAGTGAGATGACCTTTGAAATTCATCCGTTCAAGGGCTTGTCTAATGTTTGGTCCCAAATAGCGGGCATCATACGTGGGAGGAAGAGGACAGGAATCAACATCCCACCACATCACGGTTTTGAGCACCtgagaagaaaaaggatttATAGAGTGGATTaaagttagagaaaaaaaagtagtgttttatactccctccgtttcataatataggatgtttagaggattatttttgtttcataatataagatgtttccaactttctatgcaacttttagattaattttatattttctattatgcagTTTTGggtatgattggttaaactttttaaaaataactttttcttaatatgtgtgtttctactaaaacatcttatattttgaaacggagggagtatgaTATATGAtgtacaaaaaaacaagaaaacgatTGTATATAATGCACGAGATAGATGATGAACATATGTCAGATATAGTTTAGAAAATGCAATTTACTAACGTGAGATGACggtttaaattaaaagaaaaatactagaACACAGAATtataatatatcatattttattgGTGGCGTGCAAGCGAAACAGAGGACTATAATATAGCagaatagaaaaaataaatgatattttatactaaagttgtttatataaaaaattacctCGGGCGGCGAATATGGTGGAGTTGCTTGGCTGcctgaattattattattaaaagtaggtgtatataaattaaattttcccAATACAattgataaatttataaaataagagaaaaagaaaaaaaatttaccgAATCGACAAAACCCATGCTGAAGCCCAGCCCATAGAGGCGCACGACCAAATTCATCATGAGGCCCAGTAAGAGCCCATTGATGCGCACGACCAAATCTTTGTTGGGGCTCACTAAGAGCCCGAGCCCATAGAGGAGCACGACGAGGCcctagtaagaaaaaaaaaaaaaaaaaaaatgtaataattNNNNNNNNNNNNNNNNNNNNNNNNNNNNNNNNNNNNNNNNNNNNNNNNNNNNNNNNNNNNNNNNNNNNNNNNNNNNNNNNNNNNNNNNNNNNNNNNNNNNNNNNNNNNNNNNNNNNNNtagagtgaaaaaaaaaagagagagagagagagggggggagagagagaaaagaaggaaactttACCCAGGAATCGTTTGATTCCGAATCGATCAGTGGAGCtggaaataattttttgaatcGACCTAAACATCATGCTTTGAACAATCGAATACTTTCCCTGCATGATCGAATCATAATCAGACTCAGGAACAGATCGAAACCCAAAAGCAAAGATgacaaaaaatcaaagaaattgaTCGAAACCCAAACGCAAATTAAGATgacaaaaaatcaaagaaattgaGATCGAGACCGAGCTTACACGATGGATGTGAAATGTAATCACCGACTAGAGCTGTTAGCTTACACGATCGGAGTTGTAAAAGATGAAACGAAACttaataattagaaatttaatCGATACAAAGTTAAAGGAATTGGAAAAGAGGAACGATGGTGAAAATGCGAGGACTGAGTATATATCGACGAGAGAACCACACAGTGCACATGTTGCATGAGTACGCTGAAATTGACTATATTAGCCTCGCTCGCAACCGCCATAACACTCACTGGACATGGGTCCcacaatatctttttttttgcctctttcCTCCCTCTTTATTCTATTTGTCAACCCAGGGTGACGGATAttgcaatataaataaaaatattgtccttatcattgaaaagaaaaaagagtttttaatcatatatgttttgtagAAACACTTCTGGAAGTTttggcgaaaaaaaaaaatatgggcgagaaattcttaaaattttctcatttaaagttttaattaaaaatgatatatatagtcTGACATCAACTAAAATTTCCATATATTACCTCTGttcctaaaaaatattttatgttttgagattttttctttctttctatatatatgcttgATTTCCTacaacttttaattaattaatgttaatatgTTGTCAACATCATCACTGAACTTTTAAAGTATAGATTTCTTATGGGTAGGAATTGCATTAAATAagaataatcatatatatgtggTACTCGACGATCTTTCTAAGAAATTTtcaggttacatatatataatgatgttaCATGTGGAGGTCGActtgattttatttatcttttttttttttttgtccaacgAACTTTAGAAGATTCATCATCTTAGGCAGAGTTTGATTTGAAGCTAAACCATTTGCTATTAAGAATCTCTTCTTGTTCATTGCAGATTTCAACACgtactcttcttcctctgaatcttcaacttcttcttctctcttcaagaACTCTTTGAACCACATCGCTGACATTTTTGGAAACCGTTTTAGTCCGTTGTAGAATCAGCCCGTATCGGACTCCAAAACCTGCGTTCCATTCACAGTTGTCTAATAACGACCATGCAAAGTATCCTTCGACTTCAACCCCATCCTCCCTGAGCAACACAAcagttatcatcatcatcaataagaaACTAAGTAGGGTTTCAACACAATACAGTTTCTTGTGAGCCAAGAAAACTGAATGGGGTATTTTCGTTTAAAGATTACACTTACTGGATGGCTTGTTGGAATGCTTTGGAGATGTTTCTCGTGGTACTTTGTCCTTTGGAGATCCATCAAATTAGAAAGTTTCGGTTTGTTCTCGTAATCTATATCACAGAGCCCTGAacaattttaaccaaaaagttAGTAAACTAATATAACCTAACCTATATAAAGTTGAGTAATAAACTTTTTGAAAGACCTTATGATAAATTGTATTACCTTTCTCGGTgatcataaattatatatattgtaggtATAGAATTGGTCCCATTCTGAGCCACCTCTCGCACCCAATGTGTcttatgctttgttttcttctgtagcaatagaaattgaaaacttgtgAGAAAAGAAACCGGTAGCAAAATGATTGGAACCAAAAGAACGAATACAAAGCCTAAAATGATATGAGTATTATGGGATTCCGCTTACTCCTCCATTCAATGCGTGCGTCTGATCTCCAATTAGGGGTGTCATGGTTCACTTCAGCAATACTTTTCACGTAGAAAGCAGTATAATAATTCACTCCAATTAACGAAGTCATCAAAAGATCCTCGCAGCTTCTTGGATTGGGGTTGCGGTAAATGTAGGTAATCTTTTTCCAATCGATTTTTCCATGACTTCAGGGTAATCTCTCCGTACACCGTAGGGTCCATTTGCCTCTTCATTTAAGATACAGCAAAAATGTtagaaaatcaacaaaacatgtGGTTTTCCCTTATATGTTATAAAGAAATCCGCTCACCAGCCAAACATTAAACTCCATAGCTCGGTCACATGCTTCTTTATCATCAGGGTCGCTCGAGTCATAAGGCTCAAACCATACGGGGCAATGAGCGATACCAATCTTGCCATCTTTAACACTTTGATTCAAAAAAAGACGCTAtgaatagatatataataaaatttgtcCACAAAGACATATATGAGTGCTTATCAAAAGAAACCAACTTTTGTTTTCCCTTACTTTTGGACTGTTCATTAAGACTTCAACGGCTTCTGCGTGAGCCAGAAGTAGGTTGTGACTAACAGTGTAAACCTCGAGGTCAGATTTTCCAGCAACCGCGCTGCGTCGTTCATGTATTTGGAGGCACTCGTCCGGGAGCTTTTCCTCCCGTGTCGTAACCACCAATACTATAGACCCATGGCTCGTTTAGTTGTGACCCACAATTTTACACGGGTACTCAAATTCTTCGAAACACAAGGTCGCAAAATCTTTGAAGTCATCACCGAAAGATGGTTTATGCATGCAAATGTTAGATTCATTGATCCGAACGTTAGAGTCAAATTATATTAATTCATCTTCAAGTGCTTGAGGAGTATCCCAATGAAACAAAGTAGCTAGAGGTGTGATTCCtgttcatacatatatatgaaatatcaaaatattttagaatatgcATGTAAATAAAGAAGATTAGGTCTTATATATAAGATAGATTAGTTAACTTAGCTACCGTTAGCGAGGAGTTTCGTCGATGAAATAATTAGTCTGTCTGcactagtttttgttttagaaaactcG
This genomic window contains:
- the LOC104788379 gene encoding uncharacterized protein LOC104788379, with the translated sequence MMFRSIQKIISSSTDRFGIKRFLGPRRAPLWARALSEPQQRFGRAHQWALTGPHDEFGRAPLWAGLQHGFCRFGSQATPPYSPPEVLKTVMWWDVDSCPLPPTYDARYLGPNIRQALERMNFKGHLTIHAFGNTNLVDESKLLQLSSTGIYLHHIPRGNKESAHKKIIVDLMSYALDNGMDTNIMLVSGHRDYSDCLPKLAARRFTVLLAQPEEHATKSSIFAAKYVWIWSRLLAGEGALTETEMSELYSKAK